One Pyrus communis chromosome 4, drPyrComm1.1, whole genome shotgun sequence genomic region harbors:
- the LOC137732234 gene encoding U-box domain-containing protein 21-like: MTLSWRRLRAGRRAAKEGETGDMELTIPNHFRCPISLDLMKDPVTLSTGITYDRHSIETWIETENFTCPITNQVLTSFDLIPNHTIRKMIQDWCVEKKSFGIERIPTPRIPISSVQVTEILSKISTSSHHQNNDCQVLVAKIKALAKESERNKRCIVASGTGSVLAGAFSALSNSQHHQNVAVLEEILSALTLVFPLDGEASLYLGSPASLRCMVWFLESGDLSQRRNAALVLKETAVSSDHDHQKIDALAEIEGALEALVKLIKEPVCATSTKASLVIIYQMVNSSSSLSKEKIKERFVEMELVSMLSDILVDAERSICEKALGVLDGLCGSQQGREKAYLHALTMPVVVKKILRVSDLATEFSVSILWKLCKNETREDGGVVVESLQVGAFQKLLLLLQVGCAERTKEKATDLLKALNIHRERLECIDSMDFKQLKRSF, encoded by the coding sequence ATGACCTTGTCATGGAGAAGGTTGAGAGCCGGCCGCCGTGCTGCCAAGGAAGGTGAGACCGGCGACATGGAGCTGACCATACCAAACCACTTCCGGTGCCCAATCTCACTAGACTTGATGAAGGATCCGGTCACGCTGTCCACCGGGATCACGTACGACCGCCACAGCATAGAGACGTGGATCGAAACAGAAAACTTCACGTGCCCTATTACCAACCAAGTCCTCACAAGCTTTGATCTCATTCCCAACCACACCATCCGCAAGATGATACAAGATTGGTGCGTCGAGAAAAAGTCTTTTGGAATCGAGCGCATTCCCACCCCTCGCATTCCGATCAGTTCGGTTCAGGTTACCGAGATTTTATCAAAGATCTCGACATCGAGTCATCATCAGAACAATGATTGCCAAGTTTTGGTGGCGAAGATCAAGGCGTTGGCGAAAGAAAGCGAACGCAACAAGCGTTGCATTGTGGCTAGTGGCACGGGGAGCGTCTTAGCGGGTGCGTTTAGTGCACTTTCAAATTCTCAACACCATCAAAACGTTGCCGTTTTGGAGGAGATTTTGTCTGCTTTGACTTTGGTTTTCCCGCTTGACGGGGAGGCCAGTTTGTACCTCGGGTCGCCTGCTTCGTTGCGTTGCATGGTGTGGTTTTTGGAGAGTGGAGATTTGTCGCAGAGGCGAAACGCAGCGTTAGTGCTCAAAGAGACAGCTGTCTCATCCGATCATGATCATCAGAAGATCGATGCTTTGGCAGAGATCGAAGGAGCTCTCGAAGCGCTAGTGAAGCTGATCAAAGAACCAGTTTGCGCTACTTCTACAAAAGCGTCCTTGGTCATCATTTATCAAATGGTTAACTCATCATCGTCTCTTTCGAAAGAGAAAATTAAAGAGAGATTTGTAGAGATGGAATTGGTGTCGATGCTTTCGGACATTCTTGTAGATGCCGAAAGAAGTATTTGCGAGAAGgcgttgggagttcttgacggACTTTGTGGAAGCCAGCAAGGGAGGGAAAAGGCCTACCTTCATGCCTTGACCATGCCGGTTGTGGTGAAAAAGATACTTAGGGTTTCGGATCTGGCCACAGAGTTTTCTGTGTCTATTCTTTGGAAGCTTTGCAAGAACGAGACCAGGGAAGATGGAGGTGTAGTCGTGGAGTCCCTTCAAGTGGGTGCGTTTCAGAAGCTCTTGCTGCTTTTGCAAGTTGGGTGTGCGGAGAGGACCAAAGAAAAGGCCACGGACTTGTTGAAGGCGTTGAACATTCATAGGGAGAGGTTGGAGTGCATTGATTCTATGGATTTTAAGCAGCTCAAGAGGTCTTTTTGA
- the LOC137730696 gene encoding probable clathrin assembly protein At4g32285: protein MQKRFRQVFTAIREHSSVNYAKIAMVGGFCNVELIIIKATAPDDFPLPEKYIQELLKIFSISPPSLRDFLLSFARRFGKTHCWRVALKCLILLHRLLRSVPEDSNFRSELLWAQSNGLMSLNQCHFRDDSSSASAYYSAFIRSYAQLLNEALHCYWLDSRAAYDQQEQRQYEEYHKQEEEYEEEGKEEEEPEFESLSNRMTEVGRMLEVLPQLQTLIDLVMDCRPTGPAAKASLVQLAMKHIIRDSLMCYRIFRSEIVTVLDSLFQMPYRSCILAFGIYKKAAVQANQLSEFYEWCKAMGLCGSYEYPFVDQIPHIQIHALENFLNGMWQLTESSSTPTSPTSSASVPSSFVEFSSSSTVTEDDIKDFVYMSQNDHILVSTKWEKSLIQFEREGYDEEKLLIQFDEEKPLIEFDDDIVDESWETLLDASINKSPDAETQQNNVWQMQICNPNALNPFYDSISQSSGQITMRTITFAVPKFS, encoded by the coding sequence ATGCAGAAGCGATTTCGGCAAGTTTTCACAGCTATAAGAGAGCACAGCTCCGTGAACTATGCGAAAATCGCTATGGTTGGAGGGTTTTGCAATGTCGAACTCATCATCATAAAAGCCACTGCTCCTGATGACTTTCCATTGCCCGAAAAGTACATTCAGGAGCTCTTGAAAATCTTCTCCATCTCCCCGCCTTCGTTGAGAGATTTTTTACTCAGCTTCGCTCGCCGCTTTGGCAAGACTCACTGCTGGCGGGTTGCACTCAAGTGTCTAATTCTACTCCACCGCCTACTCCGTTCGGTGCCTGAAGACAGCAACTTCCGGTCTGAGCTCCTTTGGGCTCAATCCAACGGTTTGATGTCTCTCAATCAATGTCACTTCCGCGATGATTCTTCCTCGGCTTCTGCCTATTACAGTGCCTTTATTAGATCGTACGCTCAGCTCCTCAACGAAGCTCTTCATTGCTATTGGTTGGATTCCAGGGCAGCCTACGACCAGCAAGAACAACGACAATATGAAGAATATcacaaacaagaagaagaatacgaagaagaaggaaaagaagaagaagagccgGAATTTGAGAGCTTATCTAATAGAATGACGGAAGTAGGTCGAATGCTTGAAGTGTTGCCACAGCTCCAAACCCTCATTGACCTTGTCATGGACTGCCGTCCCACAGGACCAGCAGCCAAAGCCTCCCTCGTCCAACTCGCCATGAAACACATCATCAGAGACAGCCTCATGTGCTACAGAATCTTCCGCAGTGAAATCGTCACGGTTCTGGACAGTTTGTTTCAAATGCCATACAGGAGTTGCATTTTGGCTTTCGGCATTTACAAAAAGGCAGCCGTCCAAGCAAACCAACTCAGCGAATTTTACGAGTGGTGTAAAGCCATGGGACTCTGCGGATCGTACGAGTATCCCTTCGTTGATCAAATCCCACACATACAAATTCATGCTCTCGAGAATTTTCTCAATGGTATGTGGCAGTTGACGGAGTCCTCATCCACACCAACTTCGCCAACTTCTTCAGCCTCGGTGCCATCATCTTTCGTGGAGTTTTCAAGTTCCAGCACTGTGACAGAGGACGATATTAAGGATTTTGTATATATGTCACAAAATGATCATATTCTTGTTAGTACAAAATGGGAGAAGTCGTTGATTCAGTTCGAAAGAGAAGGTTATGACGAGGAGAAGCTGTTGATTCAGTTTGATGAGGAGAAGCCGTTGATTGAGTTCGATGATGATATCGTTGACGAAAGCTGGGAGACCCTGCTTGATGCTTCCATTAACAAGTCTCCTGATGCTGAAACTCAACAAAACAATGTATGGCAGATGCAAATATGCAACCCCAATGCTCTAAATCCTTTCTATGATTCCATCAGCCAGTCATCAGGCCAAATTACCATGAGGACTATAACGTTTGCTGTGCCCAAATTTAGCTGA
- the LOC137731069 gene encoding G-type lectin S-receptor-like serine/threonine-protein kinase At5g24080, with protein sequence MSTFLLSILFAFILSNPPPSSAQQLSSFSSKDSPWTPSQKNKTLLSPNSLFAAGFLSLPNSSNLFNFSVWYHNISAPNSVVWTANPKSPLSPSATLVITVAGVLRLTNSSAAAGGGNLWPGPSSSNPNTTRLLLRNDGNLIYGKWESFAFPTDTVLPNQSMTGANFTLLSKNGKFSVVNAISLVFNDTDVYQNLSKAFESLDSDGKVQQANGESFIASDFGLNRSRRLTIDNDGNFRIYSFDPSLRQWNIVWQAGYELCQVHGTCGPNAICVSDGSSSSYCVCPPGFRESAGGIKDGGCERKIKLTNLGNTRFERLDYVNFTGGSNQTNWPATNFSVCESRCLARNDCLGFMFKYDGKGFCVLQLERLLYGYWSPGSETAMFLRVDKSETDRSNFTGMTELLETTCPVQISLPLPPEDSNATTRNIVIICTLFAAELISGVLFFWAFIKKYIKYRDMARTLGLEFLPAGGPKRFSYAELKAATKDFSNLIGKGGFGDVYKGELTDQRVVAVKCLKHVTGGDAEFWAEVTIIARMHHLNLVRLWGFCAEKGQRILVYEYVPNGSLDKYLFQPGRVTPSDSADETGILIDDERKPILDWGIRYRIALGVARSIAYLHEECLEWVLHCDIKPENILLGDDFCPKISDFGLAKLKKKEDMVTISRMHGTRGYMAPEWIKADQITPKADVYSFGMVLLELVSGVRNTEIQGSRIESDDWYFPRWAFDKVFKEMNVEDILDRRIKNSYDSRVHFDAVNRMVQTAMWCLQDRPEMRPSMGKVAKMLEGTVDITEPKKPTIFFLSDD encoded by the coding sequence ATGTCTACCTTCCTCCTCTCCATCCTCTTCGCCTTCATCCTCTCAAACCCGCCACCCTCCTCCGCCCAACaactctcctccttctcctccaaaGACTCCCCATGGACTCCATCCCAGAAGAACAAGACCCTCCTCTCCCCAAACTCCCTCTTCGCCGCGGGCTTCCTAAGCCTACCAAATTCCTCCAACCTCTTCAACTTCTCAGTCTGGTACCACAACATCTCCGCCCCCAACTCCGTCGTCTGGACCGCCAACCCAAAATCCCCATTATCCCCCTCCGCAACCCTCGTTATCACGGTAGCCGGCGTCCTCCGTCTCACTAACTCTTCCGCCGCCGCCGGCGGTGGCAACTTGTGGCCAGGACCTTCTTCTTCGAACCCAAATACCACCAGACTCCTCCTCCGCAACGACGGAAACTTAATTTACGGCAAATGGGAGAGCTTCGCCTTCCCCACTGACACCGTGTTGCCGAACCAGAGCATGACCGGAGCTAATTTCACCCTCCTCTCCAAGAACGGCAAGTTCAGCGTCGTCAACGCGATTAGTTTAGTCTTCAACGACACTGACGTCTATCAGAATCTCAGCAAAGCTTTCGAGTCTCTGGACTCCGACGGCAAAGTGCAGCAGGCAAACGGCGAGTCGTTTATCGCCTCCGATTTCGGCCTCAATCGATCTCGAAGACTGACGATCGACAACGACGGGAATTTCAGAATTTACAGCTTCGACCCCAGTCTGCGGCAATGGAACATCGTCTGGCAAGCCGGGTACGAATTGTGCCAAGTCCACGGCACGTGCGGGCCGAACGCCATCTGTGTCAGCGACGGTTCGAGCTCCTCTTACTGCGTGTGCCCGCCGGGATTTAGAGAATCCGCCGGCGGAATCAAAGACGGAGGGTGCGAAAGGAAAATTAAGCTCACGAATTTGGGGAACACCAGATTTGAGCGGCTTGATTACGTGAATTTCACGGGCGGGTCGAACCAGACCAATTGGCCCGCCACCAATTTCAGTGTCTGCGAATCGAGATGCCTGGCGAGAAACGATTGCCTCGGATTCATGTTCAAATACGACGGCAAAGGCTTCTGCGTGCTCCAGCTCGAGAGATTGTTATACGGGTACTGGTCGCCCGGATCCGAAACCGCTATGTTTCTCCGGGTCGATAAATCGGAGACTGACAGGTCGAATTTTACAGGGATGACGGAGCTGCTGGAGACGACGTGTCCCGTTCAGATAAGCCTCCCGCTTCCGCCGGAGGATTCGAACGCGACGACAAGGAACATTGTGATTATATGCACCCTTTTCGCGGCGGAGCTGATTTCCGGCGTGCTTTTCTTCTGGGCATTTATAAAGAAGTACATCAAGTACAGAGACATGGCTCGGACTCTGGGTCTCGAGTTCCTCCCCGCCGGGGGCCCAAAGCGGTTCTCGTACGCTGAACTTAAAGCCGCCACCAAAGACTTCTCGAACCTCATCGGCAAAGGCGGGTTTGGAGACGTTTACAAAGGCGAATTAACCGATCAGCGCGTCGTGGCGGTTAAGTGTTTGAAGCATGTCACCGGCGGTGACGCGGAGTTCTGGGCGGAGGTAACGATTATTGCCCGGATGCACCACCTCAATTTGGTCAGACTTTGGGGCTTTTGCGCGGAAAAGGGTCAACGGATCTTAGTCTATGAGTACGTCCCAAATGGATCCCTCGACAAGTACCTCTTCCAACCGGGTCGGGTTACGCCGTCAGACTCGGCGGACGAAACTGGTATTCTGATCGATGACGAGCGCAAACCGATACTCGATTGGGGGATCCGATACCGAATTGCGTTGGGTGTGGCGAGATCGATCGCGTACCTCCACGAGGAGTGCTTGGAGTGGGTTTTGCACTGCGACATCAAGCCGGAGAACATTCTCTTGGGCGACGATTTCTGCCCCAAGATATCGGATTTCGGGCTGGCGAAGCTGAAGAAAAAGGAGGACATGGTGACTATATCTCGGATGCACGGGACCCGCGGGTACATGGCGCCGGAGTGGATCAAGGCGGACCAGATCACGCCCAAGGCTGACGTGTACAGCTTCGGGATGGTGCTGTTGGAACTGGTGAGTGGGGTCCGCAACACCGAGATCCAAGGGTCGAGGATCGAGAGCGACGACTGGTACTTTCCGAGATGGGCGTTCGATAAGGTGTTTAAGGAGATGAACGTGGAGGATATTCTGGACCGTCGGATCAAGAACTCGTACGATAGCAGGGTGCATTTCGATGCGGTGAATCGGATGGTGCAGACGGCGATGTGGTGCTTGCAGGATCGGCCGGAGATGCGGCCGTCGATGGGGAAGGTGGCGAAGATGTTGGAGGGGACGGTGGATATCACGGAGCCCAAAAAGCCCACCATATTTTTCCTCAGCGACGACTAG